The Nitrospirota bacterium nucleotide sequence AGAGCCGCGGAAAACAATCTTTCTCCTCACCTGAAGTTCTGGGGTGCCATTTGATATGCCCCGCGGCTGCAAATAATGAACTGAAGGGAAAGGTAACGAGCAGAAATTGTGTTTAACGAGACGAGGAGGTTGAGGTAATGACAAAGACAGGGCAGAAGTACAAGTGCAACATATGCGGCAACGAAGTAGTGGTCACTCATGCCGGCGAAGGAGAATTGGTCTGTTGTGGTCAGCCCATGGAGAATATAGGCGAAGGCTTTGAATGCAAGTAGTGGCTCAGCCAGGACGGAAGTCCTCAAGCCCGGGCGTGTACGGAAGCGCGTAGGCAGGCTTTAACTCAATGAGGAGATCTTGTCATGGCCAAGCAAAAATTGATCGCTGCGTTGAAGGAGGCTTTAGCCTTTGAACTCGGAACCATACTCCAGTACATGTGGCACCATGCCATGACCGAGGGAAAGCAGAGCCCGGCCATATGCACACTATTCAAAGAGATAAGCATAGCGGAGATGAGGCACGCCGAGGCCTTGGCCAAGAGAATAGTTTGTCTTGGCGGGACGCTGGTAACAACATCGGCCGAGATAAACATGGACGGGAATCTCACGAAGATGATTCAGGACGACCTTGCCTGCGAGAGGCGCGCCATAAAGCAGTACAAGGCACACCTGAAGCTCTGCGACGAGGCAAATGACCCGATGACCCGCCGCATACTTGAGAATATTCTAGAACGGGAGGAAGAGCACGATGCTCAGTGGAGTTCAATCCTCACAAAGTCCCTCGACAC carries:
- a CDS encoding ferritin-like domain-containing protein, whose translation is MAKQKLIAALKEALAFELGTILQYMWHHAMTEGKQSPAICTLFKEISIAEMRHAEALAKRIVCLGGTLVTTSAEINMDGNLTKMIQDDLACERRAIKQYKAHLKLCDEANDPMTRRILENILEREEEHDAQWSSILTKSLDTFGY